A segment of the Candidatus Synechococcus calcipolaris G9 genome:
CCAATGGCTGAGAGTGATGCAACTAGAGATTACTTGATTTATAGTTTCGAAGCCTTAGACAGTTATTTTAAAGAAAATGCTGATGTATATGTTTCTGGAAATTTATTTATCTATTACGAACAGGGAAACCCCAAAGCAGTCGTAGCTCCTGATGTATTTGTGGTGTTTGGTGTGGAGAAAAAAAAGCGACCTTCCTATAAGACATGGGAGGAACAGGGCAAAATTCCTAATTTTGTATTGGAAATTACTTCAAAAAGTACCGCCAGTGAAGATCGCGGCACGAAAAGAGGTTTATATGCTTACTTGGGAGTGCAAGAATATTTTCAATATGATCCCACTGCTGATTATTTGAAACCATGTTTGCAAGGATTTCGTTTAATTGAAGACAATTATTTACCCATACCAGGGCAAATTCAGGGCGATCGCCTCTCGGTTTATTCTGAAACTCTGGACTTAGAGCTATGGTTAGAGGCAAATGGTGAGATGCGTTTTTATGCTCCCAAGTCAGGAACCAAATTACTTAGCCCCAGGGAGATGGAACAAGCCAAGGATCAAGCTGAACAAAGAGTAGCTAAGTTGGCAACTAAGTTACGCGAGCTAGGCATTGATCCAAATTTGATTTAAGCTAACGGCGATCGCCCAACTATTCGCTGCAAATCACTGAATTATATCCAGAGACTATAAGATATGACTGATCAATTAAAAATCATGTCCAAAACATTGTATGAAATTGATTACAATCTTTGGGTAATTGAAACAGTTAAGCAACTAGAGAAAAGAGAGTTTAATGCCCTTGACTTGGAAAATTTAATTGAGGAGGTTGCTGATTTGAGTCGGCGAGATAAACGAAAACTAGAAAGCTTGCTAACTCGACTCATTGAACATTTACTAAAATTAAAGTATTGGCAGTCTGAGAAAGACCAAAATCTTGGACATTGGCAAGGTGAAGTGCGTACTTTTCGTAAACAAATTAAAAAGGAGTTGAAAGCTAGTCCTAGCTTAAAGGAATATTGTCAAGAGGTTTTTGAAGAATGCTATCAAGATGCTAGAGAGATTTTTGGCGATAGATCACAGCTTCCTCTCAGCACGTTTCCCAAAAAGTCAATCGCTGATCTTGATCAAGTATTAGATGAAGATTGGTTCCCTTAAAAGAATCGACGTAAAGGTGCTCTTAAGGAAACATTTTTAGATGCAGACATTTTTCCAGAAAGCTGCCCCTATCGTTGGCAAGAGCTAACAGATGAGTCTTTTTTGCCTGAGTAGTAATATATTACCGGTCGGTATAAGAACCTAGACTATGACGATAATTTGGCCACCTTCATCTTCTCTACCTCCTTTGGAAACTGGCGATCGCCTGGAACGCCATGAATTTGAGCGACGCTATGCCCAGATGCCAGAGATCAAGAAAGCCGAACTGATTAATGGAGTCGTATACATGGCCTCCCCTTTGCGGTATCGACAGCATGGCCAACCCCATAGTCAAATCAATGCTTGGCTACAGGTGTATGCAGTAGTTACGCCCTGCGCTGAGGTTGCTGACAATGCCACAGTGCGTCTTGATAGCTACAATGAAGTCCAACCCGATACTCTCTTGCGTTTGGATACTGCCGTAGGCGGCCAGTCTCGGATTACCCCCGATGACTACCTGGAAGGTGCCCCAGAATTAATTGTGGAAATAGCCTCTAGTAGTGCTGCCTATGATCTCCACGATAAGCTAGAGGTCTATTGTCGCCATGGAGTACAGGAGTACCTAGTGTGGACAACCCAAGAGCCAGATTTTTACTGGTATGTTCTCCAGAAGGGTCGCTATGAACGCCAGGTTATTGATGGGGACTATC
Coding sequences within it:
- a CDS encoding Uma2 family endonuclease, producing MMATSVRYSLFDVTYPDSDGLPMAESDATRDYLIYSFEALDSYFKENADVYVSGNLFIYYEQGNPKAVVAPDVFVVFGVEKKKRPSYKTWEEQGKIPNFVLEITSKSTASEDRGTKRGLYAYLGVQEYFQYDPTADYLKPCLQGFRLIEDNYLPIPGQIQGDRLSVYSETLDLELWLEANGEMRFYAPKSGTKLLSPREMEQAKDQAEQRVAKLATKLRELGIDPNLI
- a CDS encoding DUF29 domain-containing protein is translated as MTDQLKIMSKTLYEIDYNLWVIETVKQLEKREFNALDLENLIEEVADLSRRDKRKLESLLTRLIEHLLKLKYWQSEKDQNLGHWQGEVRTFRKQIKKELKASPSLKEYCQEVFEECYQDAREIFGDRSQLPLSTFPKKSIADLDQVLDEDWFP
- a CDS encoding Uma2 family endonuclease — protein: MTIIWPPSSSLPPLETGDRLERHEFERRYAQMPEIKKAELINGVVYMASPLRYRQHGQPHSQINAWLQVYAVVTPCAEVADNATVRLDSYNEVQPDTLLRLDTAVGGQSRITPDDYLEGAPELIVEIASSSAAYDLHDKLEVYCRHGVQEYLVWTTQEPDFYWYVLQKGRYERQVIDGDYLKSQVFPGLWLDLHALLAGNIRQVLQVLNLGLASPEYQTFVQQLRQKTR